From Hylaeus volcanicus isolate JK05 chromosome 2, UHH_iyHylVolc1.0_haploid, whole genome shotgun sequence, the proteins below share one genomic window:
- the LOC128872525 gene encoding xenotropic and polytropic retrovirus receptor 1-like isoform X1 produces the protein MKFTEHLSAHITPEWRKQYVNYEEMKALLYAAVEQAPTADTTESHVLERYFNKFDEKFFHYCDKELAKINTFYSEKLAEATRRFAALNNELSEILSVSEDKQANRKIRYRNNILHKKPVSARKLQELKLAFSEFYLFLILLQNYQNLNFTGFRKILKKHDKLLNIDLGAKWKAEHVDTALFHTHKDIDRLIAETEALVTRDLEHGDRQRAMKRLRVPPLGEQLSPWVTFKVGIFSGAFIVLLIAVILSGVWYRDNNNWRVLCRLYRGPLLMIQFLFLMGINVYGWRSSGVNHVLIFELDPRNHLSEQHIIEMASVFGLVWSLSILGFLYSEILGIPPFVQPMLLYTLLALFLFNPTKTLRREARFWALRVLGRIFCAPFFYVGFADFWLADQLNSLHTVFLDFQYFVCFYVQNSSWTDVTDAETCIMRELSMRPFVACLPAWFRFAQCLRRYRDTKEAFPHLINAAKYATSFFVVVFSYLHLTNSKYYVMSAENPYFYLWIIASIISSCFAYTWDVKLDWGLFDSNAGENKFLREEIVYSSPYYYYFAIIEDFILRFGWAFSLSLTEMGYVHADLMVSIVAPLEVFRRFIWNFFRLENEHLNNCGKFRAVRDISVAPVDCSDQTHILRMMDATDGVVNRKRKQKLADKSKPSRTLSKGESLNCDLSI, from the exons atgaaatttacggAGCACTTGAGTGCTCATATTACGCCAGAATGGAGAaaacaatatgtaaattatgag GAAATGAAAGCATTACTCTATGCAGCGGTTGAGCAGGCGCCAACAGCAGATACTACAGAGTCACATGTATTAGAgcgttattttaataaatttgacgAGAAGTTTTTCCATTACTGTGACAAAGAattagcaaaaataaatacattttattcag AAAAACTTGCAGAGGCTACACGTAGATTTGCAGCTCTGAATAACGAGCTAAGCGAAATATTATCAGTTTCTGAAGATAAACAGGCAAACCGTAAAATTCGTTATCGTAATAATATCCTACACAAAAAACCAGTCTCTGCGCGTAAACTTCAAGAGCTGAAATTGGccttttctgaattttatctttttctcattttactTCAGAACTATCAGAATCTTAATTTTACTGGATTtagaaagatattaaaaaaacatgataaa CTTTTAAACATAGACCTTGGGGCAAAATGGAAAGCAGAACATGTAGATACAGCATTATTTCACACGCACAAAGATATAGATAGACTTATCGCAGAAACAGAAGCATTGGTTACTCGCGATTTGGAACATGGGGACAGACAAAGAGCCATGAAACGTTTAAGAGTCCCTCCACTCGGAGAACAACTTTCTCCGTGGGTTACATTTAAAGTTGGAATTTTTTCTGGTGCTTTCATTGTGCTTCTTATAGCAGTAATACTTTCGG GTGTATGGTATAGGGATAACAATAATTGGCGAGTTTTATGTAGATTATATCGTGGACCACTTCTTATGattcagtttctttttctgatGGGTATAAATGTCTATGGTTGGAGGTCTTCCGGTGTAAATCacgttttaatattcgaacTTGATCCTCGAAATCACCTATCGGAACAG CACATTATTGAAATGGCAAGCGTGTTTGGATTAGTTTGGTCTTTATCGATTTTGGGTTTCTTGTACAGTGAAATATTAGGAATACCGCCGTTTGTTCAACCC ATGTTGCTGTATACATTATTAgccttatttttattcaatccAACGAAGACGTTACGACGAGAGGCAAGATTTTGGGCACTTCGTGTCCTAGGCAGAATATTTTGCGCTCCATTTTTTTATGTCGGATTTGCTGATTTCTGGCTCGCCGATCAACTAAATTCTCTTCACACCGTCTTCCTAGATTTCCAGTATTTTGTTTGCTTTTACGTGCAAAATTCTTCATGGACCGACGTAACTG ACGCAGAAACTTGTATAATGCGCGAATTATCGATGAGACCGTTTGTGGCTTGCTTACCAGCATGGTTTCGATTCGCGCAATGTTTGCGACGATACAGGGACACGAAAGAAGCTTTTCCGCATCTTATAAACGCGGCGAAATATGCTACCAGTTTCTTTGTTGTTGTTTTCTCCTATCTACATTTAACTAATTCTA AATATTACGTAATGTCTGCTGAAAACCCTTATTTTTACTTATGGATAATTGCGAGTATAATTAGTTCTTGTTTTGCATACACATGGGATGTAAAATTGGATTGGGGTCTATTCGATAGTAACGCAggagaaaacaaatttcttagGGAAGAAATAGTTTATTCTTCTCCT TACTATTATTACTTTGCGATAATCGAGGACTTCATACTTCGTTTTGGATGGGCATTTTCTTTATCGCTCACGGAAATGGGATACGTACACGCAGACTTGATGGTTTCCATAGTAGCACCGTTGGAAGTATTCAG GAGATTCATATGGAATTTTTTCCGTTTGGAAAACGAGCATCTAAATAATTGCGGTAAATTTAGGGCGGTCAGAGACATATCTGTTGCGCCAGTTGATTGTTCCGATCAAACGCACATATTAAGGATGATGGATGCAACGGACGGGGTGGTGAATCGGAAGAGAAAGCAAAAGCTCGCGGATAAAAGTAAACCGTCCCGTACGCTTTCGAAAGGTGAATCTTTGAACTGTGATCTCAGTATCTAA
- the LOC128872525 gene encoding xenotropic and polytropic retrovirus receptor 1-like isoform X5: MKFTEHLSAHITPEWRKQYVNYEEMKALLYAAVEQAPTADTTESHVLERYFNKFDEKFFHYCDKELAKINTFYSEKLAEATRRFAALNNELSEILSVSEDKQANRKIRYRNNILHKKPVSARKLQELKLAFSEFYLFLILLQNYQNLNFTGFRKILKKHDKLLNIDLGAKWKAEHVDTALFHTHKDIDRLIAETEALVTRDLEHGDRQRAMKRLRVPPLGEQLSPWVTFKVGIFSGAFIVLLIAVILSGVWYRDNNNWRVLCRLYRGPLLMIQFLFLMGINVYGWRSSGVNHVLIFELDPRNHLSEQHIIEMASVFGLVWSLSILGFLYSEILGIPPFVQPMLLYTLLALFLFNPTKTLRREARFWALRVLGRIFCAPFFYVGFADFWLADQLNSLHTVFLDFQYFVCFYVQNSSWTDVTDAETCIMRELSMRPFVACLPAWFRFAQCLRRYRDTKEAFPHLINAAKYATSFFVVVFSYLHLTNSILLLLCDNRGLHTSFWMGIFFIAHGNGIRTRRLDGFHSSTVGSIQEIHMEFFPFGKRASK; this comes from the exons atgaaatttacggAGCACTTGAGTGCTCATATTACGCCAGAATGGAGAaaacaatatgtaaattatgag GAAATGAAAGCATTACTCTATGCAGCGGTTGAGCAGGCGCCAACAGCAGATACTACAGAGTCACATGTATTAGAgcgttattttaataaatttgacgAGAAGTTTTTCCATTACTGTGACAAAGAattagcaaaaataaatacattttattcag AAAAACTTGCAGAGGCTACACGTAGATTTGCAGCTCTGAATAACGAGCTAAGCGAAATATTATCAGTTTCTGAAGATAAACAGGCAAACCGTAAAATTCGTTATCGTAATAATATCCTACACAAAAAACCAGTCTCTGCGCGTAAACTTCAAGAGCTGAAATTGGccttttctgaattttatctttttctcattttactTCAGAACTATCAGAATCTTAATTTTACTGGATTtagaaagatattaaaaaaacatgataaa CTTTTAAACATAGACCTTGGGGCAAAATGGAAAGCAGAACATGTAGATACAGCATTATTTCACACGCACAAAGATATAGATAGACTTATCGCAGAAACAGAAGCATTGGTTACTCGCGATTTGGAACATGGGGACAGACAAAGAGCCATGAAACGTTTAAGAGTCCCTCCACTCGGAGAACAACTTTCTCCGTGGGTTACATTTAAAGTTGGAATTTTTTCTGGTGCTTTCATTGTGCTTCTTATAGCAGTAATACTTTCGG GTGTATGGTATAGGGATAACAATAATTGGCGAGTTTTATGTAGATTATATCGTGGACCACTTCTTATGattcagtttctttttctgatGGGTATAAATGTCTATGGTTGGAGGTCTTCCGGTGTAAATCacgttttaatattcgaacTTGATCCTCGAAATCACCTATCGGAACAG CACATTATTGAAATGGCAAGCGTGTTTGGATTAGTTTGGTCTTTATCGATTTTGGGTTTCTTGTACAGTGAAATATTAGGAATACCGCCGTTTGTTCAACCC ATGTTGCTGTATACATTATTAgccttatttttattcaatccAACGAAGACGTTACGACGAGAGGCAAGATTTTGGGCACTTCGTGTCCTAGGCAGAATATTTTGCGCTCCATTTTTTTATGTCGGATTTGCTGATTTCTGGCTCGCCGATCAACTAAATTCTCTTCACACCGTCTTCCTAGATTTCCAGTATTTTGTTTGCTTTTACGTGCAAAATTCTTCATGGACCGACGTAACTG ACGCAGAAACTTGTATAATGCGCGAATTATCGATGAGACCGTTTGTGGCTTGCTTACCAGCATGGTTTCGATTCGCGCAATGTTTGCGACGATACAGGGACACGAAAGAAGCTTTTCCGCATCTTATAAACGCGGCGAAATATGCTACCAGTTTCTTTGTTGTTGTTTTCTCCTATCTACATTTAACTAATTCTA TACTATTATTACTTTGCGATAATCGAGGACTTCATACTTCGTTTTGGATGGGCATTTTCTTTATCGCTCACGGAAATGGGATACGTACACGCAGACTTGATGGTTTCCATAGTAGCACCGTTGGAAGTATTCAG GAGATTCATATGGAATTTTTTCCGTTTGGAAAACGAGCATCTAAATAA
- the LOC128872525 gene encoding xenotropic and polytropic retrovirus receptor 1-like isoform X4, whose translation MKFTEHLSAHITPEWRKQYVNYEEMKALLYAAVEQAPTADTTESHVLERYFNKFDEKFFHYCDKELAKINTFYSEKLAEATRRFAALNNELSEILSVSEDKQANRKIRYRNNILHKKPVSARKLQELKLAFSEFYLFLILLQNYQNLNFTGFRKILKKHDKLLNIDLGAKWKAEHVDTALFHTHKDIDRLIAETEALVTRDLEHGDRQRAMKRLRVPPLGEQLSPWVTFKVGIFSGAFIVLLIAVILSGVWYRDNNNWRVLCRLYRGPLLMIQFLFLMGINVYGWRSSGVNHVLIFELDPRNHLSEQHIIEMASVFGLVWSLSILGFLYSEILGIPPFVQPMLLYTLLALFLFNPTKTLRREARFWALRVLGRIFCAPFFYVGFADFWLADQLNSLHTVFLDFQYFVCFYVQNSSWTDVTVLLLLCDNRGLHTSFWMGIFFIAHGNGIRTRRLDGFHSSTVGSIQVSQKRMLSVTNLCFIKIIILLAFNIQHLRNSFYRTRLVYYICVLVFYFQQSLIRVIACMIFKIICHFSYTKPISTNNVCRVELINFNKRYHVQKNFIIYLIYSYFIYSLVHFISQTYFIFFFLIY comes from the exons atgaaatttacggAGCACTTGAGTGCTCATATTACGCCAGAATGGAGAaaacaatatgtaaattatgag GAAATGAAAGCATTACTCTATGCAGCGGTTGAGCAGGCGCCAACAGCAGATACTACAGAGTCACATGTATTAGAgcgttattttaataaatttgacgAGAAGTTTTTCCATTACTGTGACAAAGAattagcaaaaataaatacattttattcag AAAAACTTGCAGAGGCTACACGTAGATTTGCAGCTCTGAATAACGAGCTAAGCGAAATATTATCAGTTTCTGAAGATAAACAGGCAAACCGTAAAATTCGTTATCGTAATAATATCCTACACAAAAAACCAGTCTCTGCGCGTAAACTTCAAGAGCTGAAATTGGccttttctgaattttatctttttctcattttactTCAGAACTATCAGAATCTTAATTTTACTGGATTtagaaagatattaaaaaaacatgataaa CTTTTAAACATAGACCTTGGGGCAAAATGGAAAGCAGAACATGTAGATACAGCATTATTTCACACGCACAAAGATATAGATAGACTTATCGCAGAAACAGAAGCATTGGTTACTCGCGATTTGGAACATGGGGACAGACAAAGAGCCATGAAACGTTTAAGAGTCCCTCCACTCGGAGAACAACTTTCTCCGTGGGTTACATTTAAAGTTGGAATTTTTTCTGGTGCTTTCATTGTGCTTCTTATAGCAGTAATACTTTCGG GTGTATGGTATAGGGATAACAATAATTGGCGAGTTTTATGTAGATTATATCGTGGACCACTTCTTATGattcagtttctttttctgatGGGTATAAATGTCTATGGTTGGAGGTCTTCCGGTGTAAATCacgttttaatattcgaacTTGATCCTCGAAATCACCTATCGGAACAG CACATTATTGAAATGGCAAGCGTGTTTGGATTAGTTTGGTCTTTATCGATTTTGGGTTTCTTGTACAGTGAAATATTAGGAATACCGCCGTTTGTTCAACCC ATGTTGCTGTATACATTATTAgccttatttttattcaatccAACGAAGACGTTACGACGAGAGGCAAGATTTTGGGCACTTCGTGTCCTAGGCAGAATATTTTGCGCTCCATTTTTTTATGTCGGATTTGCTGATTTCTGGCTCGCCGATCAACTAAATTCTCTTCACACCGTCTTCCTAGATTTCCAGTATTTTGTTTGCTTTTACGTGCAAAATTCTTCATGGACCGACGTAACTG TACTATTATTACTTTGCGATAATCGAGGACTTCATACTTCGTTTTGGATGGGCATTTTCTTTATCGCTCACGGAAATGGGATACGTACACGCAGACTTGATGGTTTCCATAGTAGCACCGTTGGAAGTATTCAGGTAAGTCAGAAGCGGATGCTGTCGGTAACAAACttatgtttcataaaaatcattaTACTGCTTGCGTTTAATATCCAACATCTACGGAATAGTTTTTATCGCACAAGACTTGTgtattatatatgtgtattagTGTTTTATTTCCAGCAAAGCTTAATACGTGTTATTGCTTGcatgatatttaaaatcatttgTCATTTCAGTTATACGAAGCCTATATCAACAAATAATGTTTGCCGAGTGgaactaataaattttaataaacgttaccacgtacaaaagaattttattatttatttgatttattcctactttatttattccctcgtacattttataagtcaaacatattttatatttttttttttaatttattaa
- the LOC128872525 gene encoding xenotropic and polytropic retrovirus receptor 1-like isoform X2, translating into MKFTEHLSAHITPEWRKQYVNYEEMKALLYAAVEQAPTADTTESHVLERYFNKFDEKFFHYCDKELAKINTFYSEKLAEATRRFAALNNELSEILSVSEDKQANRKIRYRNNILHKKPVSARKLQELKLAFSEFYLFLILLQNYQNLNFTGFRKILKKHDKLLNIDLGAKWKAEHVDTALFHTHKDIDRLIAETEALVTRDLEHGDRQRAMKRLRVPPLGEQLSPWVTFKVGIFSGAFIVLLIAVILSGVWYRDNNNWRVLCRLYRGPLLMIQFLFLMGINVYGWRSSGVNHVLIFELDPRNHLSEQHIIEMASVFGLVWSLSILGFLYSEILGIPPFVQPMLLYTLLALFLFNPTKTLRREARFWALRVLGRIFCAPFFYVGFADFWLADQLNSLHTVFLDFQYFVCFYVQNSSWTDVTDAETCIMRELSMRPFVACLPAWFRFAQCLRRYRDTKEAFPHLINAAKYATSFFVVVFSYLHLTNSILLLLCDNRGLHTSFWMGIFFIAHGNGIRTRRLDGFHSSTVGSIQVSQKRMLSVTNLCFIKIIILLAFNIQHLRNSFYRTRLVYYICVLVFYFQQSLIRVIACMIFKIICHFSYTKPISTNNVCRVELINFNKRYHVQKNFIIYLIYSYFIYSLVHFISQTYFIFFFLIY; encoded by the exons atgaaatttacggAGCACTTGAGTGCTCATATTACGCCAGAATGGAGAaaacaatatgtaaattatgag GAAATGAAAGCATTACTCTATGCAGCGGTTGAGCAGGCGCCAACAGCAGATACTACAGAGTCACATGTATTAGAgcgttattttaataaatttgacgAGAAGTTTTTCCATTACTGTGACAAAGAattagcaaaaataaatacattttattcag AAAAACTTGCAGAGGCTACACGTAGATTTGCAGCTCTGAATAACGAGCTAAGCGAAATATTATCAGTTTCTGAAGATAAACAGGCAAACCGTAAAATTCGTTATCGTAATAATATCCTACACAAAAAACCAGTCTCTGCGCGTAAACTTCAAGAGCTGAAATTGGccttttctgaattttatctttttctcattttactTCAGAACTATCAGAATCTTAATTTTACTGGATTtagaaagatattaaaaaaacatgataaa CTTTTAAACATAGACCTTGGGGCAAAATGGAAAGCAGAACATGTAGATACAGCATTATTTCACACGCACAAAGATATAGATAGACTTATCGCAGAAACAGAAGCATTGGTTACTCGCGATTTGGAACATGGGGACAGACAAAGAGCCATGAAACGTTTAAGAGTCCCTCCACTCGGAGAACAACTTTCTCCGTGGGTTACATTTAAAGTTGGAATTTTTTCTGGTGCTTTCATTGTGCTTCTTATAGCAGTAATACTTTCGG GTGTATGGTATAGGGATAACAATAATTGGCGAGTTTTATGTAGATTATATCGTGGACCACTTCTTATGattcagtttctttttctgatGGGTATAAATGTCTATGGTTGGAGGTCTTCCGGTGTAAATCacgttttaatattcgaacTTGATCCTCGAAATCACCTATCGGAACAG CACATTATTGAAATGGCAAGCGTGTTTGGATTAGTTTGGTCTTTATCGATTTTGGGTTTCTTGTACAGTGAAATATTAGGAATACCGCCGTTTGTTCAACCC ATGTTGCTGTATACATTATTAgccttatttttattcaatccAACGAAGACGTTACGACGAGAGGCAAGATTTTGGGCACTTCGTGTCCTAGGCAGAATATTTTGCGCTCCATTTTTTTATGTCGGATTTGCTGATTTCTGGCTCGCCGATCAACTAAATTCTCTTCACACCGTCTTCCTAGATTTCCAGTATTTTGTTTGCTTTTACGTGCAAAATTCTTCATGGACCGACGTAACTG ACGCAGAAACTTGTATAATGCGCGAATTATCGATGAGACCGTTTGTGGCTTGCTTACCAGCATGGTTTCGATTCGCGCAATGTTTGCGACGATACAGGGACACGAAAGAAGCTTTTCCGCATCTTATAAACGCGGCGAAATATGCTACCAGTTTCTTTGTTGTTGTTTTCTCCTATCTACATTTAACTAATTCTA TACTATTATTACTTTGCGATAATCGAGGACTTCATACTTCGTTTTGGATGGGCATTTTCTTTATCGCTCACGGAAATGGGATACGTACACGCAGACTTGATGGTTTCCATAGTAGCACCGTTGGAAGTATTCAGGTAAGTCAGAAGCGGATGCTGTCGGTAACAAACttatgtttcataaaaatcattaTACTGCTTGCGTTTAATATCCAACATCTACGGAATAGTTTTTATCGCACAAGACTTGTgtattatatatgtgtattagTGTTTTATTTCCAGCAAAGCTTAATACGTGTTATTGCTTGcatgatatttaaaatcatttgTCATTTCAGTTATACGAAGCCTATATCAACAAATAATGTTTGCCGAGTGgaactaataaattttaataaacgttaccacgtacaaaagaattttattatttatttgatttattcctactttatttattccctcgtacattttataagtcaaacatattttatatttttttttttaatttattaa
- the LOC128872525 gene encoding xenotropic and polytropic retrovirus receptor 1-like isoform X3, with protein MKFTEHLSAHITPEWRKQYVNYEEMKALLYAAVEQAPTADTTESHVLERYFNKFDEKFFHYCDKELAKINTFYSEKLAEATRRFAALNNELSEILSVSEDKQANRKIRYRNNILHKKPVSARKLQELKLAFSEFYLFLILLQNYQNLNFTGFRKILKKHDKLLNIDLGAKWKAEHVDTALFHTHKDIDRLIAETEALVTRDLEHGDRQRAMKRLRVPPLGEQLSPWVTFKVGIFSGAFIVLLIAVILSGVWYRDNNNWRVLCRLYRGPLLMIQFLFLMGINVYGWRSSGVNHVLIFELDPRNHLSEQHIIEMASVFGLVWSLSILGFLYSEILGIPPFVQPMLLYTLLALFLFNPTKTLRREARFWALRVLGRIFCAPFFYVGFADFWLADQLNSLHTVFLDFQYFVCFYVQNSSWTDVTDAETCIMRELSMRPFVACLPAWFRFAQCLRRYRDTKEAFPHLINAAKYATSFFVVVFSYLHLTNSKYYVMSAENPYFYLWIIASIISSCFAYTWDVKLDWGLFDSNAGENKFLREEIVYSSPYYYYFAIIEDFILRFGWAFSLSLTEMGYVHADLMVSIVAPLEVFSYTKPISTNNVCRVELINFNKRYHVQKNFIIYLIYSYFIYSLVHFISQTYFIFFFLIY; from the exons atgaaatttacggAGCACTTGAGTGCTCATATTACGCCAGAATGGAGAaaacaatatgtaaattatgag GAAATGAAAGCATTACTCTATGCAGCGGTTGAGCAGGCGCCAACAGCAGATACTACAGAGTCACATGTATTAGAgcgttattttaataaatttgacgAGAAGTTTTTCCATTACTGTGACAAAGAattagcaaaaataaatacattttattcag AAAAACTTGCAGAGGCTACACGTAGATTTGCAGCTCTGAATAACGAGCTAAGCGAAATATTATCAGTTTCTGAAGATAAACAGGCAAACCGTAAAATTCGTTATCGTAATAATATCCTACACAAAAAACCAGTCTCTGCGCGTAAACTTCAAGAGCTGAAATTGGccttttctgaattttatctttttctcattttactTCAGAACTATCAGAATCTTAATTTTACTGGATTtagaaagatattaaaaaaacatgataaa CTTTTAAACATAGACCTTGGGGCAAAATGGAAAGCAGAACATGTAGATACAGCATTATTTCACACGCACAAAGATATAGATAGACTTATCGCAGAAACAGAAGCATTGGTTACTCGCGATTTGGAACATGGGGACAGACAAAGAGCCATGAAACGTTTAAGAGTCCCTCCACTCGGAGAACAACTTTCTCCGTGGGTTACATTTAAAGTTGGAATTTTTTCTGGTGCTTTCATTGTGCTTCTTATAGCAGTAATACTTTCGG GTGTATGGTATAGGGATAACAATAATTGGCGAGTTTTATGTAGATTATATCGTGGACCACTTCTTATGattcagtttctttttctgatGGGTATAAATGTCTATGGTTGGAGGTCTTCCGGTGTAAATCacgttttaatattcgaacTTGATCCTCGAAATCACCTATCGGAACAG CACATTATTGAAATGGCAAGCGTGTTTGGATTAGTTTGGTCTTTATCGATTTTGGGTTTCTTGTACAGTGAAATATTAGGAATACCGCCGTTTGTTCAACCC ATGTTGCTGTATACATTATTAgccttatttttattcaatccAACGAAGACGTTACGACGAGAGGCAAGATTTTGGGCACTTCGTGTCCTAGGCAGAATATTTTGCGCTCCATTTTTTTATGTCGGATTTGCTGATTTCTGGCTCGCCGATCAACTAAATTCTCTTCACACCGTCTTCCTAGATTTCCAGTATTTTGTTTGCTTTTACGTGCAAAATTCTTCATGGACCGACGTAACTG ACGCAGAAACTTGTATAATGCGCGAATTATCGATGAGACCGTTTGTGGCTTGCTTACCAGCATGGTTTCGATTCGCGCAATGTTTGCGACGATACAGGGACACGAAAGAAGCTTTTCCGCATCTTATAAACGCGGCGAAATATGCTACCAGTTTCTTTGTTGTTGTTTTCTCCTATCTACATTTAACTAATTCTA AATATTACGTAATGTCTGCTGAAAACCCTTATTTTTACTTATGGATAATTGCGAGTATAATTAGTTCTTGTTTTGCATACACATGGGATGTAAAATTGGATTGGGGTCTATTCGATAGTAACGCAggagaaaacaaatttcttagGGAAGAAATAGTTTATTCTTCTCCT TACTATTATTACTTTGCGATAATCGAGGACTTCATACTTCGTTTTGGATGGGCATTTTCTTTATCGCTCACGGAAATGGGATACGTACACGCAGACTTGATGGTTTCCATAGTAGCACCGTTGGAAGTATTCAG TTATACGAAGCCTATATCAACAAATAATGTTTGCCGAGTGgaactaataaattttaataaacgttaccacgtacaaaagaattttattatttatttgatttattcctactttatttattccctcgtacattttataagtcaaacatattttatatttttttttttaatttattaa